The DNA region GACCCAGATTGGCCAGGCAACCCCCGCCCGCCTTGAGCGGGTCGAGCATCCATGGATTGGCATTGTCGAGATACCGGGACGGTGGACCAGCAATAAATGAGGTTCGCTGGTAAGCGGGCCGTCCTGCCTTGGCTAGCCATTGATCTGTGGGTCCGCCGCGCTGGACCAGGGGGACAGTGGCAGGCACGCCAGCTGCCTCGGCGGCCTGACGCACGGCAGAAAGCTCGTCAAGGGAAGTGCCCAATGGCTTTTCCACGACGAACGGAATACCGCGCGCGATCAGGGCGAGACACTTTTCAGCCATCCCCTCATGGGGGCCGAAGACATATGCGAGTCCGACGTCGGGGAGATCAACCAGCTTCTGCCAGTCGGCTTCAACCGGCGACCGCCAGCCTTCGGCCAGGTCCTGCACCTGCACGCGGGATACGTCGTCGTCACTGACTCCGATCACCTCGTGCTCTTCGGCAATGGCCGGCGCGCAGAGCGGAACATGCCAATGGGAAGCACCAAGAATGATTGTGCGTGTGTGAGGCAACCGCAATACCCCCTTGTATGAGATCGATTGCTGAGATCGGTTGCAATAACACTATGGATGGTGGGAGAGTTTGTCAACGACAACCAAACACCAGCAAGGGTCGGGCAGCTCAAGAAGTAAGAGATACCCGGCCAGAGAGAGGCCAACATGTATAAGAAACTTCGCACCCTGCAGACTATCGACGAGTCCGGGGCCGTCCTTATCGTGCGGCTGGAGAGCGCGGAGGTTGCCGAGCGCGTTGCGGAAGCTGCCATCGCAGGAGGTTTCCGGGCCCTCGAGATCACACTTTCAATTCCAGGCGCTGTCGACGTGATCCGTCGGCTCGCCGCCAAACACGGCTCCACCGGCGTGGCAATCGGTGCCGGAACAGTGCTGGACGAGCACTCAGCGTACGAATGCATTCGGGCCGGCGCTCAGTTCCTGGTCAGTCCTCAGCTGAACCCAGCGATGATCCGTACCGCGAACCGATACCAGGTGCCGACAATCAGCGGCGCCTATACACCCACTGAGCTTGTTAACTCCGCCGAGGCAGGCGCCGACATCCTCAAGCTCTTCCCCACCGAAGCCGGCGGCATCCCCTACGCCAAATCAGTCCTCGCCCCGCTCGCACATCTGCCGATCATGCCGGCAGGTGGCGTAACCCTGGAAAACGTAGGCGAATGGTTCGCGGCGGGCGTGGCCGGCGTCGGCGTGGGCAGCTACGTGACAAAAGCATGGCAACCGGACGGCGACTTTACCCACGTCACTGAGGCAGCGCGGGCGTTCCTTGCAGCAGTAGCAGAGGCCCGCAAATAATGTCCCCTCGTGTCTTCATTGTCATCGGCCCTGCCGGATCCGGAAAGACGACCATTGCCCAGCAAACAGCAAAACAGCATGAGGCTGCGTACCTAGACAAGGACCGGGTCAGTGGCCGCTTCGTCGAATTCGCGCTGACCGCTACCGGGCATGATCCCACCGACCGCGAGGCCAACGACTACTATCGCGACAATTTGCTGCCCCTCGAGTACGAGACTCTCATGGATGTGGCGGGGATAAACCTGCGTCTCGGCCGGTCAGTGGTCCTTGATGCTCCCTTTGGAGCCTATTTCGGAGACCCAGACTATCTGAGTCGTGTGGCAGAAGAATTCCAATGGCCGTCGCCCGCGATCACCGTCATACGGGTCCGGGTACCTCAAGACCTTCTACGTACGCGGCTCACCCGCCGCGGACTGGAGCGAGACCAGTGGAAACTTGCCCACTGGGATGACTATTGGTCGGTATACGGCAGCTTGGAGTGCGCTTGGTCCGGAGTGCATTTCCAGGACTTCAACAATGAGGCGGCCCTTCCGGTCGATTGAAGTGAACCGGCGTCGGGCAATTAATGGCACCGACTTGCGCACGATGATCAACGAAGCACACAGGAGGCTCGCCCTTGAACCCGCGTGTCTGCCTCGAAGCTAAGACCCATCTTCGAAATCTGCGCCGCCACCACATAGAACGTTGACAAGACTCACTCCTCATCCGTATCGTTGCTTGCAACCGATCTCAGCAACCGATCTCATTTATGAAACACGGGGAAGCTGGATCAGTTCTTTCCCACTGCAAGTCAGGCAGCGCCTACGCGTTGCGCCGGCTCTTGGCCTTGGCAGTCAGCAGTTGTCCCGTCGAGCCGAGTTGCAGCCGGGCGAGACCCGCACACCGTTTCAGACGTCCGGGAATATTCCAATACCCCTCCTCAGTACACGCGAAAATATGGAGAGTTCAATGAAGACCTCACAAGACGCCCTCGCCGGCCCGGGCCTATCCGATCGTCTCAAGGCGCCCGATCGTAGCCTCCGCAACATCGTGGCAGGCACGATCGGCCACTTCGTGGAGTGGTACGACTGGTACATCTACGGGCTCCTGGCAGCGGTGTTCTCATCACAGATATTTCCAAGCGATGACCCGTTCGCCTCCCTTGTCGCAGCACTGCTCACCTACGCGGTCGGGTTTGTTGTACGCCCGCTCAGCGGAATCATCATCTCTCCACTGGCCGACCGTTTCGGCCGAAGGCTCATCCTGACGCTGTCCATCTCCGGGATGGCGCTCGGCTCGCTCATCATCGGCCTCACACCTTCATTTGCGACCATCGGCTATGCAGCGCCTGTTCTCTTTCTGGTTGCACGCATCATCCAGGGCATCTCGGCCGGAAGTGAGGGGCAGAGCGCCATCGCATTCATGGTGGAACACGCTCCCGCGAACCGCAGGGGCCTGTTCGGTTCGTTCACCAACATGGCAAGCGGCCTGGCGACCCTGGCAGCGACCGGTTCCGCGGCGATCGTGACAGCATCCTTTTCTCCAGCGGACCTCGCCGCCTGGGGTTGGCGCATCCCGTTCGTCGTGGGGGGCATCCTCGGCGTCGTCGGCCTTATCTTGAGGGCCCGGGCAGAAGAGACCCCCGAGTTTGAGGCCAGTGCTCTCGTCGATCAAAAGTCCGCACCGGCGCGTCTGATGGACCTGCTTCGCGAACACCCGAAGGCGCTGCTGCAGGCAGCAGCGCTCTCCGCCCCGGCCGTGGCCTACTACACCTGGGCCACCTTCCTTCCCACCTACGCCAAGCTGACCACCGGCCGGGACCTGGCCTCGACCCTGGCCGGGAGCGTTATCGGGCTGGCCTTGCTGGTTATCATCGTGCCGACCTGCGGCGCGCTCTCTGATCGACTCGGCCGACGCAAAATCTTCCCCATCATCGGTGCCATCGGCATGATCGTTCTCTTCTACCCCATGCTCCTGCTGCTGAACCAGCCGGGCTTCGGTGTTTACGTTCTGGTATCGGCGTCCGGGTGGGTGGTTCTCGGTATCTGGCAGTCGGTGTACCCGACCATCCAGGCCGAGCTGTTCCCAGCTGCGGTACGGGTATCGGGCATCGGCTTCGCACACCAAATCGTGATTGCCGTCTTCGGTGGTACCGCACCGCTGATCGCCGCTGCGTTCGTCGGCGCCGGACAGCCCATGTACGTCGCGATCTACATGACAGTCATTGTCGCCCTCTGCCTCGCCGTCTACTTCACGCTCCCGGAAACCGGTGACCGCGGTGACCGTGCCACCGTGGCGCCTGCTGACCCTGAGGTACTCGAAGGTGAGCACCTGCTCGTGGGCACTTCGTCGGCCACTGACGGGGCGAGGCGTTCCCGGTAGGCACGCTAATTACCAATTAGTTGGGCGGCTCGACTAGGCGAGAAGGGGCGCGTCTGCCCGAGGTCTCGTCGAGCCGCCTTGCCCGCGCTTGCGAAGCCCTTCGCAAGATCGAAACAGTGCGCTATATATATGAAACACTTTTTCTCCATAGGCGAAGAACAGAGAGGATGCTTTCAAATGAACCAAATGATTATTAATACATTTTCCTACCTATGGTCATCTACGGCAATTGATGCGATAGCTGAATTGGCCGACAACGGGTTTAAAACGTTTGAAGTTCCGATCAGCTCACCACATTGCTGGCCGGATGAAATCTCCGGCCCGGAGCGTTCGGCAACTCATGCAAGGCTCAATGAATACGGCGCCAAAATCAGGTCACTGAACGCGGGCGGATATGACATCAACTTGGCCAGCCCTGGCGCCAATATGCGTCGCAAAAGCGTCGAGCACATTAAATCGGTGATTGACTTGGCCGCAGCCTGGGATGTCCCCGAAGTCGTGATATCCCCCGGCACAAGACGTCCAATGATCTCACCTTCACTCGAAAAGACCTATGGGTGGATGTACGAGAGTCTGGAGAATCTAATTCCGCTGGCCAAACAGGCCGGCACACGACTACTCTTCGAAAACACTCCCTACTGCTTCACCCCGACCATCCAGGACCTGGCAGGCGTCGTAAGCACTATCAACGACGATGCAGTCAAGATCGTGTACGACGTCGCCAACGCTGCCTACATAGGAGAAGATCCCGTAGACAGCTTGCTCTCCAACCACGAATCAATTGGACTTATGCATATTTCTGATACCGGGACGGAAAGCTGGGGCCACGATCCAATCGGCACTGGAGTGATCGACTGGAATAGATTGGGCAATGCCGTCAGAGAAACGTGCGGCGTCAATAACGTAGTTCTTGAGATCATTCGCGAAGAGAACCCCGTGCAGGAATTCAAGAAGGCGATGCAGGATCTCAAAAATCGAGGCTGGGAACTAGGCAATTGACCCGGCCGTTGGAGGTGGCGGCTGCATCTGCCGCTGATTGGTAAGAAAATAAAGGA from Arthrobacter pascens includes:
- a CDS encoding Gfo/Idh/MocA family protein; this translates as MIGVSDDDVSRVQVQDLAEGWRSPVEADWQKLVDLPDVGLAYVFGPHEGMAEKCLALIARGIPFVVEKPLGTSLDELSAVRQAAEAAGVPATVPLVQRGGPTDQWLAKAGRPAYQRTSFIAGPPSRYLDNANPWMLDPLKAGGGCLANLGPHFVDLFLRGSGETAAHVDSRLSSVLHSQAVEDHASLIITTPDGREAIVEVGYAFPGSPLKRYCSFTSVGEAGFASVDSDGTATFTALDGTTEVDKINVDSDPLYDPFVRSVARTLDDGFRGLPTLAQLENVMRPIWQAYDDQHGGREHA
- a CDS encoding bifunctional 4-hydroxy-2-oxoglutarate aldolase/2-dehydro-3-deoxy-phosphogluconate aldolase, with the translated sequence MYKKLRTLQTIDESGAVLIVRLESAEVAERVAEAAIAGGFRALEITLSIPGAVDVIRRLAAKHGSTGVAIGAGTVLDEHSAYECIRAGAQFLVSPQLNPAMIRTANRYQVPTISGAYTPTELVNSAEAGADILKLFPTEAGGIPYAKSVLAPLAHLPIMPAGGVTLENVGEWFAAGVAGVGVGSYVTKAWQPDGDFTHVTEAARAFLAAVAEARK
- a CDS encoding AAA family ATPase translates to MSPRVFIVIGPAGSGKTTIAQQTAKQHEAAYLDKDRVSGRFVEFALTATGHDPTDREANDYYRDNLLPLEYETLMDVAGINLRLGRSVVLDAPFGAYFGDPDYLSRVAEEFQWPSPAITVIRVRVPQDLLRTRLTRRGLERDQWKLAHWDDYWSVYGSLECAWSGVHFQDFNNEAALPVD
- a CDS encoding MFS transporter, translated to MKTSQDALAGPGLSDRLKAPDRSLRNIVAGTIGHFVEWYDWYIYGLLAAVFSSQIFPSDDPFASLVAALLTYAVGFVVRPLSGIIISPLADRFGRRLILTLSISGMALGSLIIGLTPSFATIGYAAPVLFLVARIIQGISAGSEGQSAIAFMVEHAPANRRGLFGSFTNMASGLATLAATGSAAIVTASFSPADLAAWGWRIPFVVGGILGVVGLILRARAEETPEFEASALVDQKSAPARLMDLLREHPKALLQAAALSAPAVAYYTWATFLPTYAKLTTGRDLASTLAGSVIGLALLVIIVPTCGALSDRLGRRKIFPIIGAIGMIVLFYPMLLLLNQPGFGVYVLVSASGWVVLGIWQSVYPTIQAELFPAAVRVSGIGFAHQIVIAVFGGTAPLIAAAFVGAGQPMYVAIYMTVIVALCLAVYFTLPETGDRGDRATVAPADPEVLEGEHLLVGTSSATDGARRSR
- a CDS encoding sugar phosphate isomerase/epimerase family protein codes for the protein MNQMIINTFSYLWSSTAIDAIAELADNGFKTFEVPISSPHCWPDEISGPERSATHARLNEYGAKIRSLNAGGYDINLASPGANMRRKSVEHIKSVIDLAAAWDVPEVVISPGTRRPMISPSLEKTYGWMYESLENLIPLAKQAGTRLLFENTPYCFTPTIQDLAGVVSTINDDAVKIVYDVANAAYIGEDPVDSLLSNHESIGLMHISDTGTESWGHDPIGTGVIDWNRLGNAVRETCGVNNVVLEIIREENPVQEFKKAMQDLKNRGWELGN